The nucleotide sequence CTACCGGATCGTCCAGGAGTCGCTGACCAACGTCGCCCGGCACGCCGCCGCGGCCACCGCGTCGGTCCGGATCGACCACCGGCCCGGCACGCTGGTCATCCGGGTGGACGACGACGGCCAGGCCACCGTGGACAGTGCGCCGGGCGTCGGCCTGACCGGGATGCGCGAGCGCGTCACGGCGCTGGGCGGCCGGCTCCAGGCCGGGCCTCGCCGCGAAGGCGGCTTCAGCGTCCAGGCCGAACTGCCGGTGGACCCCGCGTGATCCGGGTGCTGCTGGCCGACGACCAGCCGCTCATCCGCAGCGGATTCCGTGCGCTCCTCGACGTCGAGGACGACATCGAGGTGGTGGCCGAAGCGGGCGACGGCGGCGAGGCGGTGCGGCTCGCGCTGGAGCACCTGCCGGACATCGCGCTCGTCGACGTCCAGATGCCCGGCGTCGACGGCATCGAGGCGACCCGGCGCATCGCCGCGCACCCGGCGCTGGCCGCGGTGCACGTGGTGATCCTGACCAACTACGGCCTGGACGAGTACGTCTTCGAGGCGCTGCGCGCGGGTGCGGCGGGGTTCCTGGTCAAGGACATCCAGCCGGAGGACTTCCTGCACGCGGTACGCGTCGCGGCTCGCGGTGACGCGCTGCTGGCGCCGTCGATCACCCGCAAGCTGATCGACCGGTACGTGACCCAGCCGCTCGTCCCCGGCGCGGGGCTGGCGGAGCTGACGAACCGGGAACGCGAAGCCGTCTCGCTCGTGGCGAGGGGGTTGTCGAACGAGGAGATCGCCGGGCGGATGGTGATCAGCCCGCTGACCGCGAAGACGCACGTCAACCGGGCCATGATGAAGCTGCACGCGCGTGACCGGGCGCAGCTGGTGGTGTTCGCCTACGAATCGGGGCTGGTGGCGCCGCGCCCGACCTGAGCTCAGGCCGGGCGGCCCGCGCCCGCGTAGTCGTCGCCCTTCGAGTGGTACGTGTGGATCTGGATCGCCTGGCCCTCGGTCGGTGCGTTGATCATCAGGCCGTTGCCGAGGTACAGGCCGACGTGGTGGATGCGCGTGGCCGGGCTGCCGTAGAACACCAGGTCGCCCAGGCGGGGTTCCTGGGTGGCCGGCACCGGCGGGAGCGCGCGGAACTGGCTGTCCGCCGTCCGCGGGAGGGCGACGCCCGCGCTGTCGTACGACGCCTTCGTCAGGCCGGAGCAGTCGAAGCCCGCCGCGCCCGCGTCCGGGCCGTTGCCGCCCCAGACGTACGGGAGGCCGAGCTGGCCCAGCGCGAAGCGGGTCGCGCGGACCCGCGGCGAGTCCGCCGATGCCGGGTCGAGGGACAGCGTGGCGTACAGCTGGGCCATGCCGAGCACGCGCTGGCGGAACAGCTCGGTGTCGCTGCCCGGGTGGTAGGCCGCGACGGCCTTCCACCAGCCGGGGCCGGCGCCGAGGTCGGTGCCGCCCGCGCACAGCGCCCGGCCGGCCGCCACCGGTGCGTCGGAGCCGTACTTCTTGGCCTGCGCCGCCGAGAGGCCCAGCAGGTTGCCGCCGCCGCGGCCGTGGTTGGACGCCGCCGCGCCGACGCCCGCGAGCGTGACCCACGAGAGGTGGCACGACGGGTCTTCGCCGCGCAGCGCCAGCTCGCCGTTCGCGTAGCCGATCAGCGCGTCCGCGGGGATGTCGAGGGGGCCGGCCAGCTGGTCCGCCCACTGCTGCAACGGGCTCTTGCCGCCCTGTCCGGACGCGCCCTGGCCCGGCTCCTGCGCCTTCACCGGTGCGCTGACTTCGAGGACCGACGGACCCGACACCGCGTCGCGCACCACCGGCGGGGGCGCCGGGACGGCCGCGGGTTCCGGCGACCGGTCGGCCAGCAGCCAGCCCGCTGTGACCAGACCCGCGACGAGCGGCAGCGCCACCAGGCCGCGCAGCGCAGCGCCGCGGGCCCACGAAGTCTGCTTCGTCGTCACAGGTTCCAACTTAGAAGAGCGCACCTGTTAGTGAACGAGCGAGTAGCTTGCACGTTAGGGGGACTCCCATATGGTGGGCACATGTCTGTGATCGACGCTGCCCGGCTCACCTCCGCGCTCCACGGTCGGTACGCAAAGATCGACGTCGTCGAGCGCACCGGCTCCACCAACGCCGACCTGCGGAAAGCCCTCGAAACCGGCGCCGCCGACCGGACCGTCCTGCTCGCCGAAGAGCAGACCGCGGGCGTCGGCAGGCGGGCTCGTTCGTGGAGCTCGCCGAAGGGCGCCGGGCTGTACCTGAGCGTCGCGCTCCGGCCGGGCGTCCCCTTCGCGGTGCTCGGCTCCCTGTCCGTCGTCGCCGGGCTCGCCGTCCGGGCGGCCGCCGCGTCCGTCGGGGTGGACGCCGTGCTCAAGTGGCCCAACGACGTCCTGGTCGACGGCGCCAAGTGTGCCGGCATCCTCGCCGAGGCCGTCGCCGGGGACGACCCGTCGATCGTGCTCGGCATCGGCCTCAACGTCCTGCCCCTCGGCGACGTCCAGCCGGGCCCGGGCGGGCTCCCCGCGACGTCGCTGGCCGAGCGGGGCGCCACGAACACCGACCGCACCGATGTCGCCATCGCGCTGCTCACCGGGTTCGACGACCTCGAGCGGCGCTGGCGCCTGGCCGGCGGCGACCTCACCGAGGCCGGCCTGCTCGGCGACTACCGCGCCCACTGCGCGACCCTCGGCCAGGACGTCGAGGTGCAGCTGCCGGACGGGACTTCGCTGACCGGGCGAGCCGCCGACATCGACGCCGCCGGGCAGTTGCAGGTCGACGTGGCGGGCGGGCAGCGGCACACCGTCTTCGCGGGTGACGTGGTCCACGTGCGTCCGGCCTGATTCTTCGGGGCGTTGCCCCCACCGCGTCCTCGCTCGCCGGTACGGTGAGACGACACCGCCGCACCGACCTTGGGAGCGTCCGCCGTGGCTTATCCGGACGATTTGCTCAGCGAGCAAGAGCACGTCGTGG is from Amycolatopsis mediterranei and encodes:
- a CDS encoding response regulator, producing MIRVLLADDQPLIRSGFRALLDVEDDIEVVAEAGDGGEAVRLALEHLPDIALVDVQMPGVDGIEATRRIAAHPALAAVHVVILTNYGLDEYVFEALRAGAAGFLVKDIQPEDFLHAVRVAARGDALLAPSITRKLIDRYVTQPLVPGAGLAELTNREREAVSLVARGLSNEEIAGRMVISPLTAKTHVNRAMMKLHARDRAQLVVFAYESGLVAPRPT
- a CDS encoding C40 family peptidase; the protein is MTTKQTSWARGAALRGLVALPLVAGLVTAGWLLADRSPEPAAVPAPPPVVRDAVSGPSVLEVSAPVKAQEPGQGASGQGGKSPLQQWADQLAGPLDIPADALIGYANGELALRGEDPSCHLSWVTLAGVGAAASNHGRGGGNLLGLSAAQAKKYGSDAPVAAGRALCAGGTDLGAGPGWWKAVAAYHPGSDTELFRQRVLGMAQLYATLSLDPASADSPRVRATRFALGQLGLPYVWGGNGPDAGAAGFDCSGLTKASYDSAGVALPRTADSQFRALPPVPATQEPRLGDLVFYGSPATRIHHVGLYLGNGLMINAPTEGQAIQIHTYHSKGDDYAGAGRPA
- a CDS encoding biotin--[acetyl-CoA-carboxylase] ligase yields the protein MSVIDAARLTSALHGRYAKIDVVERTGSTNADLRKALETGAADRTVLLAEEQTAGVGRRARSWSSPKGAGLYLSVALRPGVPFAVLGSLSVVAGLAVRAAAASVGVDAVLKWPNDVLVDGAKCAGILAEAVAGDDPSIVLGIGLNVLPLGDVQPGPGGLPATSLAERGATNTDRTDVAIALLTGFDDLERRWRLAGGDLTEAGLLGDYRAHCATLGQDVEVQLPDGTSLTGRAADIDAAGQLQVDVAGGQRHTVFAGDVVHVRPA